Within the Paracoccus liaowanqingii genome, the region ACTTTGCCGCTCGAGCCAACCTTGTAAAGGTTGCGGTCAACGTATCTCCACTGCAGCTGAAAGACCCGGACTTCTTCGCAAAAGTTCATCGTGCACTCGAGTCTTCTGGATTAGCACCCACCTCTTTAGAACTTGAACTCACAGAAAAAATTGTCCTGGAGCAAAGCAGCGCAATCAAGAATACGCTTGTCCGGCTTCGTTCAATCGGCATCAGAATTGCCCTCGACGATTTTGCGACCGGCAATTCGTCTCTTCAATATCTGCGTGACCACCGGGTAGACTGCGTGAAAATCGACCGAACTTTTGTGGCGCGACTTGGTCAAGACCACGAAAACGACCACTTGGTCCGGGCAATTTTTGGAATGGCGCGTGCCATGGGAATATCTGTTACGGTCGAAGGCGTGGAGACGGAAATGCAGCGGAACTTGCTTGCCTCAATGGGATGCAAGACGTTCCAAGGGTTCCTGCTAAGTGGCCCGATGGAAGCCACAGGATTTGCCGCAGTTCTGGAGAAACAAGCAGCGCCCCCGTTTGAATCTCGGGCTTTGATTACCGTCGATTTGGGCGGTACCGTGTGAATCGGCGTGTGGAACGAGCTGATTTAGAAGCCAGGGCGCGCCAAAGCTCTTTCGCGCTAACGAATGGCATCGCTCGTGCCAATGCACCAAGACCGAGATCGTTATAAAGCATAAGCGCCCTTATTGAATAAACTATTATGCCGCAGAAAGCGACGGCCCGCTATTTCAAGAATTATCACCCATGACCCCGGTAAACACTGATGCAATCGAGGGGTGTTCGCCGTCTCACTTGCGATAGGAGTCATTCTACGTCGCGGGATTGTTTTACTTTGAATGAATTCCTTTATACCTTGCCGGATGGCGGCTCACATAGCAGCGACCAAGCCCAGCATTTGCACAGCCTTGTTCCGACCGGTCTGTTTAGCCTGATAAAGCGCGAGATCTGCCCTTTTTATCCAATCCTCAGCGACTTCACCACTCTCTCGTTCTGCCACACCCAGGCTGATGGTAATCGGGCGGTGGTCAAGGGCAGCAAGAGGCTCCTCCATGACAGTTGTGCGCAAGCGATCGGCCATGATCATCGCCGTATCTCCAGTTGCTTGCGGCAGCAGAATGCCGAACTCTTCGCCTCCCAATCGGCCAATGCAATCACCGCGGCGGATGCACTTCGTCAGGCAAGCAACGACCTCCTTGAGCGCCAGATCCCCTGCGGGGTGCCCAAATGTGTCGTTGATTGACTTGAAGTGATCGATATCAAGAAGGATCAAGCTCGCCGGAAGATTGGCGGAGAAGATGTCGTCCATTTGGTTCTCAAAATTCCGCCGGGTCATTGCTCCTGTCAAGCTGTCTCGATTGGCTGCCAGCCGCAACTCAATCTGAGAAACCACCACCTTCGCAAAATTCATCAGGATTTCTTTGTCGCCGTCGGTGAATAGCCGAGGCTCAGTTCCAAAAACGCAGAGTGCGCCAATATTGTAGCCGTCCGGTGTCATGAGGGGAGCACCAAGGTAACTGCGGATATGGGCCTCCCCGGTTACAAACGGGTTGTGCATGAAGCGAGGATCAGTGCTGGTCGACTCGACCGAGAGCGGTCGTGAACTCCGTATCGTATATGTACAAAAGGAGTCTTCTCGCGCGCATTGTTGAGGCTCTATGCCAGCTGCCGCCTTGATCCATTGACGGTCAACGTCAATCAGCGAAACCGCCGCATACTGAATAGAAAAGATAGATTTGACCAAAGCTACGATATCATTGAACTCTTTTTCTGGCGCCGAGTCGAGGATGCCATACCGGTGCAAAGCGGCCAAGCGCCCCGGCTCATCATCGGCTTTGAAGCGAAAGGTATCCGTCACAGCCGTGCCTCAATAAGAGCGAGCAAGTCATCCTCGTACGACTTCAGAAGAGATGCGACGAGATTTCGAATGGTGTGGCTATCCTTCCCGGCTGTTTCAAGCGACATGGCCAACTGGACCAGGTTGGTACGATGACGATCAAACGCAGGCCTTAGATCCTCCGGGACGGCTTTCCCTGTAAAAGTTCTTCGGGCGACCTCTTCGTTGACGACCTGTTGAGCGTTCTGCATGACATGCCCTCATGGATGATGATCCTCAACCTATGCGCGACTGTGAAGAATGCAAGCAAGCATATCCGGCCGATGTGAAATAATGCATATCTGCCAAGTATGGGCTCCCCTGCGCTACGGCAGCCTGCGTCAAGCTGGTGTGAAATCTTTGGATAGCTGTTTGGGCATCGGTTCGGCGGCCTGTATGCTTCAACATCAATGCCTTCTTAAGACCCACACCGCGATTTTTCTGTAGATGCAGTTCCTTTACTCAACTTATAAGTGTAATGGTCCCTGTCCTGCCAACTTCCTTGACTGGAGCAGCTACAAATGAAAAACGCCAAGGAAACAGCGGGCATGATGGTAGCTGACAGGACGATCCCAGGCAGCACGCCAGCTCCCGTACTCGAGACGTGTGCTATGCGTGACCCTGGTGCAGGCGAAGCTCTGTTATCAACTGTGCCGGTAGAGGTGTTGGGAAGTCTGCTGGATGGCCTCCCGTACCCAGTCCAGGTCAAGGACCTCCATCACCGCCTTCTGTGGGTAAACGAGGCGATGTGCACGCTCCTGGGGCAGAGCCGCGAACAGATGCTGGCGCGTTCTGATTGCAATTTCTGCCGCGAGGAGCAGGCGTGCTCCTGTCGCATCAGTGACGACGAGGTGTTCGCGACCGGCCAGGAAGTCGAGTACGAAAAAGAACTCATAACCCCTGCTGGCTCCGTCCGCCTTATCAGATTTCGGAAACGCCTTGTCAGCGCGCCGGGACCAATGGGCGTCGCACCCTTCCTTCTTACTTCGCTCCAGGACGGCACCGATAGCCGCCGGGCCGAGATGGCGCTGCAGGAGAGCGAGGCAAGTTTCCGAAGGCTGGCCGACGACGCACCGGTCATAATTTGGATGAGTGATGCGAGCGGCGCAGTCGTGTTCGTCAACAGGCTTTGGTGCGATACGACCGGGCAGAACCAAGAGGAAGCTCGCGGCCAGGGGTGGCTGGAGGTCATTCATCCTGATGATCAGGAGAAAGTGGGACACATTTTCGCCAACGCCAGCGCGCGCCATGAACCGTATCAGGCCGAGTACCGCCTCCAGTTGGCCGACGGATCTTGGGCCTGGGTGCTCGACATTGGCCAGCCGCGCTTTGCAGATGACGGAACTTTCCAAGGCTATGTCGGGTGCGGCCTGGACATTACGGAACGACG harbors:
- a CDS encoding sensor domain-containing diguanylate cyclase produces the protein MTDTFRFKADDEPGRLAALHRYGILDSAPEKEFNDIVALVKSIFSIQYAAVSLIDVDRQWIKAAAGIEPQQCAREDSFCTYTIRSSRPLSVESTSTDPRFMHNPFVTGEAHIRSYLGAPLMTPDGYNIGALCVFGTEPRLFTDGDKEILMNFAKVVVSQIELRLAANRDSLTGAMTRRNFENQMDDIFSANLPASLILLDIDHFKSINDTFGHPAGDLALKEVVACLTKCIRRGDCIGRLGGEEFGILLPQATGDTAMIMADRLRTTVMEEPLAALDHRPITISLGVAERESGEVAEDWIKRADLALYQAKQTGRNKAVQMLGLVAAM